One genomic segment of Hordeum vulgare subsp. vulgare chromosome 2H, MorexV3_pseudomolecules_assembly, whole genome shotgun sequence includes these proteins:
- the LOC123427949 gene encoding sugar transport protein 5-like, with translation MQSYWAALFRNAAMEKREMHSLCSDYAHIFDLSPENTSLGCYIAPNLGRLPVLLKRSVLLTGSAILTIAIRYRALLDRWILQKCAVTQGAPVQSTMMLRSCWQDRSLPLFVGIGVLMARFCSYITIQSHNNNRQVIHGIEANLQGDSVIESNELCNRQSVLPSLLGSKHDYVRLLLHFICSTAIFKAPKVLSFKGRGIQKNYDINALWSIVARNGQYLTYIGALVTLQIFLQINRVNTTTSLLPMLFQTTSSRSKAAVFSKMVIILINSCGILGSAFTTKHHGRAATLTVSIVLMVFCQMAIPSIVEFHMGLGGGSRMPRMYTTAMFLLTCVVSCGLSWSWGSMFWTIPGKKVHSAGQLLGMALNFALCFAQMQYFLMMLWRLKNAILAYYAMWIWS, from the exons ATGCAGTCATATTGGGCAGCGCTCTTCCGTAACGCCGCCATGGAAAAGCGGGAGATGCATTCCTTGTGCAGCGATTATGCACATATATTTGACTTGTCACCAGAGAATACAAGCCTGGGCTGCTACATCGCTCCCAATTTGGGGCGCCTGCCTGTCTTGCTAAAACGTTCTGTCCTCCTTACTGGAAGCGCAATTTTGACCATTGCCATCCGCTACAGAGCTCTGCTGGACAGATGGATACTGCAAAAATGCGCCGTCACCCAG GGTGCACCTGTTCAGTCCACCATGATGTTGCGATCCTGTTGGCAGGATAGATCCTTGCCTTTgtttgttggcattggtgttcTAATGGCAAGGTTCTGTAGCTACATTACCATTCAGAGTCATAACAATAATCGGCAAGTCATccacggcattgaagctaaccttcAGGGCGATTCTGTCATTGAGAGTAACGAGTTGTGCAATCGGCAATCCGTCCTTCCAAGTTTGCTTGGCAGCAAGCACGATTATGTCCGTTTGCTGCTTCATTTTATTTGTAGCACTGCCATTTTTAAGGCGCCAAAGGTCCTCAGCTTCAAGGGAAGAGGCATACAAAAGAATTATGATATCAATGCACTTTGGAGTATCGTGGCGAGAAATGGACAATATCTCACATATATCGGAGCGTTGGTGACTCTGCAGATATTTCTGCAGATAAACAGAGTGAACACCACCACTTCCCTGCTGCCAATGCTGTTTCAAACAACAAGTTCCAGGAGCAAAGCTGCGGTTTTCAGCAAGATGGTGATAATTCTGATTAACTCATGTGGCATTCTTGGATCCGCCTTCACGACAAAACATCACGGCCGTGCGGCAACATTAACCGTCAGCATTGTTCTAATGGTATTTTGCCAG ATGGCGATTCCATCGATCGTCGAATTCCACATGGGGCTTGGCGGTGGAAGCCGAATGCCTCGAATGTACACCACTGCGATGTTCTTGCTCACCTGCGTCGTCTCCTGCGGCCTCAGTTGGTCATGGGGCTCTATGTTCTGGACCATTCCTGGTAAAAAGGTCCACTCGGCTGGTCAGCTTCTGGGCATGGCTCTGAATTTCGCCCTCTGCTTCGCCCAGATGCAGTACTTCCTGATGATGCTGTGGCGGCTGAAGAATGCCATCCTTGCCTACTATGCCATGTGGATTTGGTCATGA
- the LOC123427948 gene encoding beta-glucosidase BoGH3B-like isoform X3, which yields MRRPQLIIRCACSIGQPVCSAQKLVASNHTSNFKKCPEQKQYPDLCSPAGMAAAQGEHPPLYKDASAPVEARVRDLLGRMTLQEKAGQMAQIELSVASPRALAELGVGSLLNGGGRPPFDGASPSDWAGVVDSMQRLALSSRLSVPIIYGVDAVHGHNNVIGATIFPHNVGLGASRDPELVRKIGEATALEVRATGMHWTFAPCVAVCRDSRWGRCYESYSEDPEIVRSFTTIVAGLQGQTPADHPHGYPFLHSVRENVLACAKHYVGDGGTHNGINEGNTICSLDDLERIHMKPYPDCITQGVATIMASFSQWNGEPLHASHFLLTDVLKGKLGFQGFVVSDWEGIDHLCDPRGSNYRHCIAQAVNAGMDMIMIPFRFETFLEDLVFLVETGEIPLSRIDDAVERILRVKFISGVFEHPFSDPTLLDVIGCKEHRQLAREAVRKSLVLLKNGKNQKEPFLPLAKNAKRILVTGTHADNIGYQCGGWTIAWHGDSGKITPGTSILEAIQKTLQVETEVVYEECPTEATIEEENFSYAIVVVGEVPYAEGLGDRTDLSIPFNGSDLITRVARIVPTLVIVISGRPLVIEPQVLEKVDALVVAWLPGSEGMGVTDCLFGDHDFVGTLPVTWFRSDDQLPIDIRGANYDPLFPFGYGLKCSEAMKI from the exons ATGCGGCGCCCTCAGCTCATCATC AGATGTGCCTGTTCCATTGGCCAGCCCGTCTGCTCGGCACAAAAGCTCGTGGCTTCGAATCACACTTCCAACTTCAAAAA GTGTCCGGAACAAAAGCAATACCCTGACTTGTGCTCACCGGCCGGCATGGCGGCAGCGCAAGGCGAGCATCCGCCGCTGTACAAGGACGCGTCGGCGCCGGTGGAGGCGCGCGTGCGCGACCTGCTCGgccgcatgacgctgcaggagaaggcggGCCAGATGGCCCAGATCGAGCTCTCCGTGGCGTCGCCCCGCGCCCTCGCGGAGCTCGGCGTCGGCAGCCTCCTCAACGGCGGCGGCAGGCCGCCCTTCGACGGCGCCTCGCCGTCCGACTGGGCCGGCGTAGTCGACAGCATGCAGCGCCTCGCCCTCTCTTCCCGTCTCTCCGTCCCCATCATCTACGGCGTCGATGCTGTCCACGGCCACAACAACGTCATCGGCGCCACCATCTTCCCCCACAACGTCGGCCTCGGAGCTTCCAG GGATCCGGAGCTTGTCCGAAAGATCGGCGAGGCGACGGCGCTCGAGGTTCGGGCCACCGGCATGCACTGGACCTTCGCCCCCTGCGTCGCC GTATGTAGGGATTCGAGGTGGGGGAGATGCTACGAGAGCTACAGCGAGGACCCAGAGATCGTGCGCTCCTTCACCACCATCGTCGCCGGTCTGCAGGGCCAGACACCGGCAGACCACCCCCATGGTTACCCGTTCCTCCATTCGGTTAG GGAGAATGTGCTTGCTTGTGCCAAGCATTACGTAGGGGATGGCGGCACTCACAACGGGATCAATGAAGGAAATACCATTTGCTCTCTAGACGATTTGGAAAGGATCCACATGAAACCCTATCCAGATTGTATAACACAAGGGGTGGCAACAATCATGGCATCCTTCTCTCAATGGAATGGGGAGCCATTACATGCCAGCCACTTTTTGCTCACGGATGTTTTAAAGGGCAAGCTAGGCTTCCAG GGTTTTGTGGTGTCAGACTGGGAAGGTATTGACCATCTTTGCGACCCTCGAGGGTCTAATTATCGGCATTGCATTGCACAAGCAGTTAATGCTGGAATGGATATG ATTATGATACCTTTCAGATTTGAGACATTCTTGGAAGATCTTGTGTTCTTGGTAGAGACAGGGGAGATACCATTATCACGAATTGATGATGCCGTTGAGCGGATTCTAAGAGTTAAGTTCATTTCTGGAGTTTTTGAGCATCCATTTTCAGATCCAACTCTACTTGACGTAATTGGTTGCAAG GAGCATCGTCAGCTAGCACGTGAGGCTGTTCGAAAGTCTTTGGTACTTCTGAAAAATGGCAAGAATCAGAAGGAACCATTCCTTCCCTTAGCCAAAAATGCAAAAAGAATACTTGTCACAGGGACACATGCTGACAATATTGGATATCAATGTGGTGGGTGGACGATAGCGTGGCACGGAGACAGTGGAAAGATAACTCCTG GTACAAGCATATTAGAGGCCATACAAAAAACTTTGCAAGTGGAAACGGAAGTTGTGTATGAAGAATGCCCAACAGAAGCTACCATTGAAGAAGAAAACTTTTCCTATGCAATTGTTGTAGTAGGTGAGGTTCCCTATGCAGAAGGGTTGGGGGATAGAACCGACCTTAGTATTCCATTTAATGGCTCAGATCTAATTACTCGTGTTGCTAGAATAGTCCCTACCCTAGTGATTGTTATTTCTGGAAGACCCTTGGTTATTGAGCCACAAGTTCTTGAGAAGGTAGATGCTCTAGTTGTTGCTTGGTTGCCTGGAAGTGAGGGCATGGGAGTGACTGATTGCCTCTTTGGAGACCATGATTTTGTAGGCACGTTGCCAGTAACTTGGTTTAGATCAGACGATCAACTGCCTATAGATATTAGAGGTGCTAACTACGATCCATTATTTCCTTTTGGATATGGGCTCAAATGTTCAGAAGCAATGAAGATTTAG
- the LOC123427948 gene encoding beta-glucosidase BoGH3B-like isoform X4, producing the protein MPGVAPPQTSRRLLAVRTWPALRIKGVALSRAPRRPPHRTHLTSPARCGALSSSSYVDILCRCACSIGQPVCSAQKLVASNHTSNFKKCPEQKQYPDLCSPAGMAAAQGEHPPLYKDASAPVEARVRDLLGRMTLQEKAGQMAQIELSVASPRALAELGVGSLLNGGGRPPFDGASPSDWAGVVDSMQRLALSSRLSVPIIYGVDAVHGHNNVIGATIFPHNVGLGASRDPELVRKIGEATALEVRATGMHWTFAPCVAVCRDSRWGRCYESYSEDPEIVRSFTTIVAGLQGQTPADHPHGYPFLHSVRENVLACAKHYVGDGGTHNGINEGNTICSLDDLERIHMKPYPDCITQGVATIMASFSQWNGEPLHASHFLLTDVLKGKLGFQGFVVSDWEGIDHLCDPRGSNYRHCIAQAVNAGMDMI; encoded by the exons ATGCCCGGCGTGGCGCCGCCTCAAACTTCTCGCCGGCTGCTCGCCGTTCGCACCTGGCCCGCCCTGCGCATCAAGGGGGTAGCTCTATCCCGAGCTCCCCGTCGACCACCACATCGCACGCACCTCACCAGCCCTGCGCGATGCGGCGCCCTCAGCTCATCATCGTACGTCGACATCCTCTGT AGATGTGCCTGTTCCATTGGCCAGCCCGTCTGCTCGGCACAAAAGCTCGTGGCTTCGAATCACACTTCCAACTTCAAAAA GTGTCCGGAACAAAAGCAATACCCTGACTTGTGCTCACCGGCCGGCATGGCGGCAGCGCAAGGCGAGCATCCGCCGCTGTACAAGGACGCGTCGGCGCCGGTGGAGGCGCGCGTGCGCGACCTGCTCGgccgcatgacgctgcaggagaaggcggGCCAGATGGCCCAGATCGAGCTCTCCGTGGCGTCGCCCCGCGCCCTCGCGGAGCTCGGCGTCGGCAGCCTCCTCAACGGCGGCGGCAGGCCGCCCTTCGACGGCGCCTCGCCGTCCGACTGGGCCGGCGTAGTCGACAGCATGCAGCGCCTCGCCCTCTCTTCCCGTCTCTCCGTCCCCATCATCTACGGCGTCGATGCTGTCCACGGCCACAACAACGTCATCGGCGCCACCATCTTCCCCCACAACGTCGGCCTCGGAGCTTCCAG GGATCCGGAGCTTGTCCGAAAGATCGGCGAGGCGACGGCGCTCGAGGTTCGGGCCACCGGCATGCACTGGACCTTCGCCCCCTGCGTCGCC GTATGTAGGGATTCGAGGTGGGGGAGATGCTACGAGAGCTACAGCGAGGACCCAGAGATCGTGCGCTCCTTCACCACCATCGTCGCCGGTCTGCAGGGCCAGACACCGGCAGACCACCCCCATGGTTACCCGTTCCTCCATTCGGTTAG GGAGAATGTGCTTGCTTGTGCCAAGCATTACGTAGGGGATGGCGGCACTCACAACGGGATCAATGAAGGAAATACCATTTGCTCTCTAGACGATTTGGAAAGGATCCACATGAAACCCTATCCAGATTGTATAACACAAGGGGTGGCAACAATCATGGCATCCTTCTCTCAATGGAATGGGGAGCCATTACATGCCAGCCACTTTTTGCTCACGGATGTTTTAAAGGGCAAGCTAGGCTTCCAG GGTTTTGTGGTGTCAGACTGGGAAGGTATTGACCATCTTTGCGACCCTCGAGGGTCTAATTATCGGCATTGCATTGCACAAGCAGTTAATGCTGGAATGGATATG ATTTGA
- the LOC123427948 gene encoding beta-glucosidase BoGH3B-like isoform X2, protein MPGVAPPQTSRRLLAVRTWPALRIKGVALSRAPRRPPHRTHLTSPARCGALSSSSCPEQKQYPDLCSPAGMAAAQGEHPPLYKDASAPVEARVRDLLGRMTLQEKAGQMAQIELSVASPRALAELGVGSLLNGGGRPPFDGASPSDWAGVVDSMQRLALSSRLSVPIIYGVDAVHGHNNVIGATIFPHNVGLGASRDPELVRKIGEATALEVRATGMHWTFAPCVAVCRDSRWGRCYESYSEDPEIVRSFTTIVAGLQGQTPADHPHGYPFLHSVRENVLACAKHYVGDGGTHNGINEGNTICSLDDLERIHMKPYPDCITQGVATIMASFSQWNGEPLHASHFLLTDVLKGKLGFQGFVVSDWEGIDHLCDPRGSNYRHCIAQAVNAGMDMIMIPFRFETFLEDLVFLVETGEIPLSRIDDAVERILRVKFISGVFEHPFSDPTLLDVIGCKEHRQLAREAVRKSLVLLKNGKNQKEPFLPLAKNAKRILVTGTHADNIGYQCGGWTIAWHGDSGKITPGTSILEAIQKTLQVETEVVYEECPTEATIEEENFSYAIVVVGEVPYAEGLGDRTDLSIPFNGSDLITRVARIVPTLVIVISGRPLVIEPQVLEKVDALVVAWLPGSEGMGVTDCLFGDHDFVGTLPVTWFRSDDQLPIDIRGANYDPLFPFGYGLKCSEAMKI, encoded by the exons ATGCCCGGCGTGGCGCCGCCTCAAACTTCTCGCCGGCTGCTCGCCGTTCGCACCTGGCCCGCCCTGCGCATCAAGGGGGTAGCTCTATCCCGAGCTCCCCGTCGACCACCACATCGCACGCACCTCACCAGCCCTGCGCGATGCGGCGCCCTCAGCTCATCATC GTGTCCGGAACAAAAGCAATACCCTGACTTGTGCTCACCGGCCGGCATGGCGGCAGCGCAAGGCGAGCATCCGCCGCTGTACAAGGACGCGTCGGCGCCGGTGGAGGCGCGCGTGCGCGACCTGCTCGgccgcatgacgctgcaggagaaggcggGCCAGATGGCCCAGATCGAGCTCTCCGTGGCGTCGCCCCGCGCCCTCGCGGAGCTCGGCGTCGGCAGCCTCCTCAACGGCGGCGGCAGGCCGCCCTTCGACGGCGCCTCGCCGTCCGACTGGGCCGGCGTAGTCGACAGCATGCAGCGCCTCGCCCTCTCTTCCCGTCTCTCCGTCCCCATCATCTACGGCGTCGATGCTGTCCACGGCCACAACAACGTCATCGGCGCCACCATCTTCCCCCACAACGTCGGCCTCGGAGCTTCCAG GGATCCGGAGCTTGTCCGAAAGATCGGCGAGGCGACGGCGCTCGAGGTTCGGGCCACCGGCATGCACTGGACCTTCGCCCCCTGCGTCGCC GTATGTAGGGATTCGAGGTGGGGGAGATGCTACGAGAGCTACAGCGAGGACCCAGAGATCGTGCGCTCCTTCACCACCATCGTCGCCGGTCTGCAGGGCCAGACACCGGCAGACCACCCCCATGGTTACCCGTTCCTCCATTCGGTTAG GGAGAATGTGCTTGCTTGTGCCAAGCATTACGTAGGGGATGGCGGCACTCACAACGGGATCAATGAAGGAAATACCATTTGCTCTCTAGACGATTTGGAAAGGATCCACATGAAACCCTATCCAGATTGTATAACACAAGGGGTGGCAACAATCATGGCATCCTTCTCTCAATGGAATGGGGAGCCATTACATGCCAGCCACTTTTTGCTCACGGATGTTTTAAAGGGCAAGCTAGGCTTCCAG GGTTTTGTGGTGTCAGACTGGGAAGGTATTGACCATCTTTGCGACCCTCGAGGGTCTAATTATCGGCATTGCATTGCACAAGCAGTTAATGCTGGAATGGATATG ATTATGATACCTTTCAGATTTGAGACATTCTTGGAAGATCTTGTGTTCTTGGTAGAGACAGGGGAGATACCATTATCACGAATTGATGATGCCGTTGAGCGGATTCTAAGAGTTAAGTTCATTTCTGGAGTTTTTGAGCATCCATTTTCAGATCCAACTCTACTTGACGTAATTGGTTGCAAG GAGCATCGTCAGCTAGCACGTGAGGCTGTTCGAAAGTCTTTGGTACTTCTGAAAAATGGCAAGAATCAGAAGGAACCATTCCTTCCCTTAGCCAAAAATGCAAAAAGAATACTTGTCACAGGGACACATGCTGACAATATTGGATATCAATGTGGTGGGTGGACGATAGCGTGGCACGGAGACAGTGGAAAGATAACTCCTG GTACAAGCATATTAGAGGCCATACAAAAAACTTTGCAAGTGGAAACGGAAGTTGTGTATGAAGAATGCCCAACAGAAGCTACCATTGAAGAAGAAAACTTTTCCTATGCAATTGTTGTAGTAGGTGAGGTTCCCTATGCAGAAGGGTTGGGGGATAGAACCGACCTTAGTATTCCATTTAATGGCTCAGATCTAATTACTCGTGTTGCTAGAATAGTCCCTACCCTAGTGATTGTTATTTCTGGAAGACCCTTGGTTATTGAGCCACAAGTTCTTGAGAAGGTAGATGCTCTAGTTGTTGCTTGGTTGCCTGGAAGTGAGGGCATGGGAGTGACTGATTGCCTCTTTGGAGACCATGATTTTGTAGGCACGTTGCCAGTAACTTGGTTTAGATCAGACGATCAACTGCCTATAGATATTAGAGGTGCTAACTACGATCCATTATTTCCTTTTGGATATGGGCTCAAATGTTCAGAAGCAATGAAGATTTAG
- the LOC123427948 gene encoding beta-glucosidase BoGH3B-like isoform X1: protein MPGVAPPQTSRRLLAVRTWPALRIKGVALSRAPRRPPHRTHLTSPARCGALSSSSYVDILCRCACSIGQPVCSAQKLVASNHTSNFKKCPEQKQYPDLCSPAGMAAAQGEHPPLYKDASAPVEARVRDLLGRMTLQEKAGQMAQIELSVASPRALAELGVGSLLNGGGRPPFDGASPSDWAGVVDSMQRLALSSRLSVPIIYGVDAVHGHNNVIGATIFPHNVGLGASRDPELVRKIGEATALEVRATGMHWTFAPCVAVCRDSRWGRCYESYSEDPEIVRSFTTIVAGLQGQTPADHPHGYPFLHSVRENVLACAKHYVGDGGTHNGINEGNTICSLDDLERIHMKPYPDCITQGVATIMASFSQWNGEPLHASHFLLTDVLKGKLGFQGFVVSDWEGIDHLCDPRGSNYRHCIAQAVNAGMDMIMIPFRFETFLEDLVFLVETGEIPLSRIDDAVERILRVKFISGVFEHPFSDPTLLDVIGCKEHRQLAREAVRKSLVLLKNGKNQKEPFLPLAKNAKRILVTGTHADNIGYQCGGWTIAWHGDSGKITPGTSILEAIQKTLQVETEVVYEECPTEATIEEENFSYAIVVVGEVPYAEGLGDRTDLSIPFNGSDLITRVARIVPTLVIVISGRPLVIEPQVLEKVDALVVAWLPGSEGMGVTDCLFGDHDFVGTLPVTWFRSDDQLPIDIRGANYDPLFPFGYGLKCSEAMKI from the exons ATGCCCGGCGTGGCGCCGCCTCAAACTTCTCGCCGGCTGCTCGCCGTTCGCACCTGGCCCGCCCTGCGCATCAAGGGGGTAGCTCTATCCCGAGCTCCCCGTCGACCACCACATCGCACGCACCTCACCAGCCCTGCGCGATGCGGCGCCCTCAGCTCATCATCGTACGTCGACATCCTCTGT AGATGTGCCTGTTCCATTGGCCAGCCCGTCTGCTCGGCACAAAAGCTCGTGGCTTCGAATCACACTTCCAACTTCAAAAA GTGTCCGGAACAAAAGCAATACCCTGACTTGTGCTCACCGGCCGGCATGGCGGCAGCGCAAGGCGAGCATCCGCCGCTGTACAAGGACGCGTCGGCGCCGGTGGAGGCGCGCGTGCGCGACCTGCTCGgccgcatgacgctgcaggagaaggcggGCCAGATGGCCCAGATCGAGCTCTCCGTGGCGTCGCCCCGCGCCCTCGCGGAGCTCGGCGTCGGCAGCCTCCTCAACGGCGGCGGCAGGCCGCCCTTCGACGGCGCCTCGCCGTCCGACTGGGCCGGCGTAGTCGACAGCATGCAGCGCCTCGCCCTCTCTTCCCGTCTCTCCGTCCCCATCATCTACGGCGTCGATGCTGTCCACGGCCACAACAACGTCATCGGCGCCACCATCTTCCCCCACAACGTCGGCCTCGGAGCTTCCAG GGATCCGGAGCTTGTCCGAAAGATCGGCGAGGCGACGGCGCTCGAGGTTCGGGCCACCGGCATGCACTGGACCTTCGCCCCCTGCGTCGCC GTATGTAGGGATTCGAGGTGGGGGAGATGCTACGAGAGCTACAGCGAGGACCCAGAGATCGTGCGCTCCTTCACCACCATCGTCGCCGGTCTGCAGGGCCAGACACCGGCAGACCACCCCCATGGTTACCCGTTCCTCCATTCGGTTAG GGAGAATGTGCTTGCTTGTGCCAAGCATTACGTAGGGGATGGCGGCACTCACAACGGGATCAATGAAGGAAATACCATTTGCTCTCTAGACGATTTGGAAAGGATCCACATGAAACCCTATCCAGATTGTATAACACAAGGGGTGGCAACAATCATGGCATCCTTCTCTCAATGGAATGGGGAGCCATTACATGCCAGCCACTTTTTGCTCACGGATGTTTTAAAGGGCAAGCTAGGCTTCCAG GGTTTTGTGGTGTCAGACTGGGAAGGTATTGACCATCTTTGCGACCCTCGAGGGTCTAATTATCGGCATTGCATTGCACAAGCAGTTAATGCTGGAATGGATATG ATTATGATACCTTTCAGATTTGAGACATTCTTGGAAGATCTTGTGTTCTTGGTAGAGACAGGGGAGATACCATTATCACGAATTGATGATGCCGTTGAGCGGATTCTAAGAGTTAAGTTCATTTCTGGAGTTTTTGAGCATCCATTTTCAGATCCAACTCTACTTGACGTAATTGGTTGCAAG GAGCATCGTCAGCTAGCACGTGAGGCTGTTCGAAAGTCTTTGGTACTTCTGAAAAATGGCAAGAATCAGAAGGAACCATTCCTTCCCTTAGCCAAAAATGCAAAAAGAATACTTGTCACAGGGACACATGCTGACAATATTGGATATCAATGTGGTGGGTGGACGATAGCGTGGCACGGAGACAGTGGAAAGATAACTCCTG GTACAAGCATATTAGAGGCCATACAAAAAACTTTGCAAGTGGAAACGGAAGTTGTGTATGAAGAATGCCCAACAGAAGCTACCATTGAAGAAGAAAACTTTTCCTATGCAATTGTTGTAGTAGGTGAGGTTCCCTATGCAGAAGGGTTGGGGGATAGAACCGACCTTAGTATTCCATTTAATGGCTCAGATCTAATTACTCGTGTTGCTAGAATAGTCCCTACCCTAGTGATTGTTATTTCTGGAAGACCCTTGGTTATTGAGCCACAAGTTCTTGAGAAGGTAGATGCTCTAGTTGTTGCTTGGTTGCCTGGAAGTGAGGGCATGGGAGTGACTGATTGCCTCTTTGGAGACCATGATTTTGTAGGCACGTTGCCAGTAACTTGGTTTAGATCAGACGATCAACTGCCTATAGATATTAGAGGTGCTAACTACGATCCATTATTTCCTTTTGGATATGGGCTCAAATGTTCAGAAGCAATGAAGATTTAG